In Oncorhynchus gorbuscha isolate QuinsamMale2020 ecotype Even-year linkage group LG08, OgorEven_v1.0, whole genome shotgun sequence, one genomic interval encodes:
- the LOC124040862 gene encoding secretogranin-2-like, whose protein sequence is MLSLFKLSTGKPVVLAFLLLHAFSVQGASRPRHHRLRGGEAEELQPAVYPPSSDMIKALEYIESLKQRTDGGQEREEPTKDYDEVEKFRILLQLTSLQGEGTPERQSSPPAQRQQDIPAEQLVRALLRTLQEQLASPPRPALVVPGNDRSVHRHPSANTGSPVNTPAYSGFPRPHKKYPLMFEDEEDRDSPKRATEDLKEKYTPQSLNNLRSIFKELGKPSTSNNQKRQIFDDDDDLFSPRNLAYEDVAGGEEWIPVEENVETEEVVNRSHEEFDRALQQNYDEEEEEKDDGMQMQRRAGQNKEDPEEDTKPIDYYLLKVLGMSEHETARRQTGEQKKRLIRHPMVDPWALNELLKISLKLHIPPEDLIDMLITEEIRKLDHHPQAIPRYRTSSNPKIRYYSRRLPVKNAPEDMDEEDFLNIVEMETISNDYPVSRRPLKSAPSPPRVSAPPAPARVLAPAPPPAAAPKVPSSSGRRENLFMSELNKMPFKRESDNDEADEDEMMTFLAAKILTKYPSTISKRNTQSQANGQFPYKLYEQAMKDYFDQTDTKTKRDSEGNEVVEPAEMQVKDQVPQETTAPETEEEKEHHGKPVAGM, encoded by the coding sequence ATGCTGTCACTCTTTAAACTATCCACAGGAAAACCTGTTGTTCTcgctttcctcctcctccatgcattCTCTGTGCAGGGCGCGTCCCGCCCTCGCCACCACAGGCTCAGAGGTGGGGAGGCCGAAGAGCTGCAACCCGCCGTCTACCCACCCAGCTCCGACATGATCAAAGCCCTGGAGTACATCGAGAGCCTGAAACAGCGGACAGACGGGggccaagagagagaggagccaacAAAAGACTATGATGAGGTCGAGAAGTTCCGCATCCTCCTGCAGCTCACCTCTCTCCAGGGTGAAGGAACACCCGAAAGGCAGTCCTCCCCGCCGGCCCAGAGGCAGCAGGACATCCCGGCTGAGCAGTTGGTGAGAGCCTTGCTCAGGACCCTCCAGGAACAGCTCGCTAGTCCCCCCAGACCCGCCCTTGTGGTGCCGGGGAATGACCGCAGCGTGCACAGGCACCCCTCAGCAAACACAGGCAGCCCCGTGAACACGCCTGCCTACAGTGGCTTCCCGAGGCCGCACAAGAAGTACCCGCTGATGTTCGAGGACGAGGAAGATAGAGACAGCCCCAAGCGCGCCACAGAGGACCTGAAGGAAAAATACACCCCTCAGAGTCTCAACAACCTGCGATCCATCTTCAAAGAGCTGGGGAAACCATCCACCTCCAACAACCAGAAGCGCCAAATCTTTGACGATGATGACGATTTATTCAGTCCAAGGAACCTGGCCTACGAGGATGTGGCGGGTGGGGAGGAGTGGATTCCTGTAGAGGAGAATGTCGAGACTGAGGAGGTGGTGAACAGGAGCCACGAGGAGTTCGACAGGGCTCTGCAGCAGAACTatgacgaggaggaggaagagaaggacgaCGGAATGCAGATGCAGCGCAGAGCTGGCCAGAATAAAGAGGACCCAGAGGAAGATACTAAACCAATAGATTATTACCTGTTGAAGGTTCTGGGAATGAGCGAACATGAGACAGCCAGGAGGCAAACCGGAGAGCAAAAAAAGAGACTAATCCGTCACCCCATGGTGGACCCCTGGGCCCTGAACGAGCTGTTAAAGATCTCCCTCAAACTCCACATCCCCCCCGAGGATCTTATCGACATGCTGATCACGGAGGAAATCAGAAAACTGGACCATCACCCACAAGCCATCCCCCGCTACAGGACCAGCAGCAACCCGAAGATCAGATACTACAGCCGGAGACTGCCAGTCAAAAATGCTCCTGAAGACATGGACGAGGAAGACTTCCTGAATATCGTAGAAATGGAAACCATCAGTAACGACTATCCTGTGAGTCGGCGGCCGCTcaagagtgccccttcccctcccagagtttcagcaccacccgcCCCGGCGAGAGTTTTAGCACCAGCACCGCCTCCCGCAGCTGCTCCAAAAGTCCCATCCTCATCCGGCCGAAGGGAAAATTTATTTATGTCGGAGCTCAACAAGATGCCTTTTAAGAGAGAATCTGACAACGATGAGGCGGACGAAGATGAGATGATGACATTTCTGGCGGCCAAAATATTAACTAAGTACCCCAGCACGATCAGCAAACGCAACACCCAATCTCAGGCGAACGGACAGTTTCCTTACAAGCTATACGAACAAGCCATGAAAGATTACTTTGACCAAACGGacacaaagacaaagagagattCAGAGGGTAATGAGGTAGTGGAGCCCGCGGAGATGCAGGTGAAAGATCAGGTTCCACAGGAGACCACAGctccagagacagaggaggaaaaggagCATCACGGAAAACCGGTTGCTGGAATGTAG
- the LOC124041644 gene encoding AP-1 complex subunit sigma-3-like isoform X2, with product MMHFLLLFSRQGKLRLQKWFTPIPEREKKKIVRDMTTMVLGRKPRSCNFLHWKDLKIVYKKYASLYFCCGLDAEENELLALEVLHRYVELLDKYFGNVCELDIIFNFEKAYFILDEFLLGGEVQETSKQVVSRSIEASDMLQETMEEYMSKPAF from the exons ATG ATGCATTTCCTGCTGCTCTTCAGTCGCCAAGGCAAGCTCCGCCTCCAGAAGTGGTTCACGCCCATCCCTGAGCGAGAGAAGAAGAAGATCGTCAGGGACATGACCACCATGGTGTTGGGGCGGAAACCACGCTCCTGCAACTTCCTGCACTGGAAAGACCTGAAGATCGTCTACAAGAA GTATGCCAGTCTGTATTTCTGCTGTGGTCTGGATGCTGAGGAGAATGAGCTGCTAGCCCTGGAGGTGCTGCATCGCTATGTGGAGCTGCTGGATAAGTACTTTGGCAAT GTATGTGAGCTGGACATAATATTTAACTTTGAAAAGGCTTACTTCATCCTGGATGAGTTTCTGTTGGGGGGAGAGGTACAGGAGACGTCCAAACAGGTCGTATCCCGCTCCATCGAGGCCTCAGACATGCTACAGGAG accaTGGAGGAATACATGAGCAAGCCTGCGTTCTAA
- the LOC124041644 gene encoding AP-1 complex subunit sigma-2-like isoform X1 codes for MMHFLLLFSRQGKLRLQKWFTPIPEREKKKIVRDMTTMVLGRKPRSCNFLHWKDLKIVYKKYASLYFCCGLDAEENELLALEVLHRYVELLDKYFGNVCELDIIFNFEKAYFILDEFLLGGEVQETSKQVVSRSIEASDMLQEAEIDNSDYDLELGWP; via the exons ATG ATGCATTTCCTGCTGCTCTTCAGTCGCCAAGGCAAGCTCCGCCTCCAGAAGTGGTTCACGCCCATCCCTGAGCGAGAGAAGAAGAAGATCGTCAGGGACATGACCACCATGGTGTTGGGGCGGAAACCACGCTCCTGCAACTTCCTGCACTGGAAAGACCTGAAGATCGTCTACAAGAA GTATGCCAGTCTGTATTTCTGCTGTGGTCTGGATGCTGAGGAGAATGAGCTGCTAGCCCTGGAGGTGCTGCATCGCTATGTGGAGCTGCTGGATAAGTACTTTGGCAAT GTATGTGAGCTGGACATAATATTTAACTTTGAAAAGGCTTACTTCATCCTGGATGAGTTTCTGTTGGGGGGAGAGGTACAGGAGACGTCCAAACAGGTCGTATCCCGCTCCATCGAGGCCTCAGACATGCTACAGGAG GCTGAGATTGACAACAGTGATTATGATCTGGAGCTTGGATGGCCTTGA
- the dhrs12lb gene encoding dehydrogenase/reductase SDR family member 12, with protein sequence MSFYRNIVWFLKGIHEYTRSGYEQAAKHFVAKELDVAVVGRSFIITGANSGIGKATATAIAKKGGTVHMVCRNKERAEKAKEDIVRETGNTEVYVHHLDMSETHKVWEFAEAFKMQYPSLNVLINNAGCMVNKREVNDDGLEKNFATNTLGVYLLTQSLIPLLQKSRDPRVITVTSGGMLVQKLQPDDLQSAKGSFDGTMVYAQNKRQQVVLTEQWAKHHPAIHFSVMHPGWANTPAVSTSMPQFHQMMGERLRSAEQGADTVVWLALTRSAGRTRSGKFFQDRQVVPAHLPLAWTHSSPEEVRSFMTQLEILAQAAKQPRTDAQHSFDPTY encoded by the exons ATGTCTTTCTATCGCAATATCGTCTGGTTTCTCAAAGGAATTCACGAATACACAAG GAGTGGCTATGAGCAAGCAGCAAAACACTTTGTGGCCAAGGAGCTGGATGTGGCTGTGGTAGGAAGGTCCTTCATAATAACAGGAGCTAACAGTGGCATAGGGAAAGCCACTGCCACGGCTATAGCTAAGAAAG GTGGTACAGTCCACATGGTATGCAGGAACAAGGAAAGAGCTGAGAAGGCCAAAGAAGATATTGTCAGGGAGACAGGAAACACG GAAGTATACGTTCACCATCTGGATATGTCCGAGACACACAAGGTGTGGGAGTTTGCGGAAGCCTTTAAGATGCAATACCCCTCCCTCAATGTGTTG ATTAATAATGCTGGGTGTATGGTGAACAAGAGAGAGGTGAACGATGATGGTCTGGAGAAGAACTTTGCCACCAACACACTGG GAGTGTATCTTCTCACCCAGAGCCTCATTCCACTACTTCAGAAGAGCAGGGATCCGAGGGTG atAACAGTAACATCAGGGGGCATGCTGGTCCAGAAACTCCAACCTGATGACCTCCAGTCTGCAAAAGGTTCCTTTGACGGCACCATGGTCTACGCACAGAATAAG agacagcaggtggtGCTGACAGAACAATGGGCCAAACACCACCCAGCCATCCACTTCTCCGTCATGCACCCTGGATGGGCCAACACACCAG cGGTTTCTACATCTATGCCTCAGTTCCACCAGATGATGGGGGAAAGGCTACGTAGTGCAGAGCAGGGAGCTGACACTGTGGTGTGGCTGGCACTGACCCGCTCTGCTGGCAGAACACGCAGCGGAAAGTTCTTCCAAG ATCGGCAGGTGGTCCCGGCCCACCTGCCCCTGGCCTGGACCCACAGTTCCCCCGAGGAGGTCCGGTCCTTCATGACCCAGCTGGAGATCTTGGCCCAGGCTGCAAAGCAGCCTCGCACTGACGCACAACACAGTTTTGACCCAACTTATTGA